From one Bacteroidales bacterium genomic stretch:
- a CDS encoding DUF2116 family Zn-ribbon domain-containing protein gives MEKLCPECGEKILGRIDKVFCSDQCRNNYNNRQNRVETNYIRNVNSKLQKNRRILMKLAPVGKATVHKDMLLKEGFDFNFFTNIYTTKAGTTYFYCYEMGYLPIENNFYVVVKKSE, from the coding sequence ATGGAAAAACTATGTCCTGAATGTGGGGAAAAAATCCTTGGAAGGATTGACAAGGTTTTTTGCTCCGATCAATGTCGCAACAATTACAACAACCGACAAAACAGGGTTGAAACAAACTACATCAGAAACGTCAATAGTAAATTGCAGAAAAACAGGCGCATCCTGATGAAACTGGCCCCGGTTGGCAAAGCTACCGTACACAAGGATATGCTGCTGAAAGAGGGCTTCGATTTTAACTTCTTTACAAACATTTACACAACCAAAGCCGGTACAACCTATTTCTATTGCTACGAAATGGGCTACTTGCCAATCGAAAACAATTTTTATGTCGTTGTTAAAAAGTCTGAATAG